In Humidesulfovibrio mexicanus, a single genomic region encodes these proteins:
- a CDS encoding 4Fe-4S dicluster domain-containing protein, whose translation MVMKFLAASALPDIAAAWARDVRLLAPVREGQAVVYRPWAPDMRPFLGRTPTTSAKEALLPQTEDLLTYAYRKDADDLTRTEVFVAEPLPPEPTLVLGCRPCDARGRALLDRVLVERGAADSLYAAKRGATLFVTVACESMKNTCFCHWTGGGPASEDGSDVLLFAVAADGGGHVAKPLTPEGERLLAALPEASAQARDEMADRLARMPEPAPAPDLSGAPEAFLKAFDDLDFWTDQSARCLSCGICTFLCPTCSCFNITDEASGMKGRRIRTWDTCMSALYTLEGSGHNPRPSRAHRLRNRVGHKFCYHPQEYPGQGRGGQPEFSCTGCGRCIKSCPVSVDIRRVVLDILEKGGGQ comes from the coding sequence ATGGTGATGAAGTTTCTTGCCGCAAGCGCCCTGCCGGACATCGCCGCCGCCTGGGCCAGGGATGTGCGCCTGCTGGCCCCGGTGCGCGAGGGCCAGGCCGTGGTGTACCGCCCCTGGGCGCCGGACATGCGCCCCTTCCTGGGCCGGACGCCCACGACCTCGGCCAAGGAGGCCCTGCTGCCCCAGACCGAGGATCTTCTGACCTACGCCTACCGCAAGGACGCGGACGACCTGACCCGCACCGAGGTCTTCGTGGCCGAGCCCCTGCCGCCGGAGCCCACCCTGGTGCTGGGCTGCCGCCCCTGCGATGCGCGCGGGCGCGCGCTGCTGGACCGCGTGCTGGTGGAACGCGGCGCGGCCGACTCCCTCTATGCGGCCAAGCGGGGGGCCACCCTCTTCGTCACCGTGGCCTGTGAAAGCATGAAGAACACCTGTTTCTGCCACTGGACCGGCGGCGGCCCCGCCTCCGAGGACGGCTCCGACGTGCTGCTCTTCGCCGTGGCGGCCGATGGCGGCGGACACGTGGCCAAGCCCCTCACCCCGGAGGGGGAGAGGCTGCTTGCCGCCCTGCCCGAAGCATCGGCCCAGGCCAGGGACGAGATGGCGGACAGACTCGCCCGGATGCCGGAGCCAGCCCCGGCCCCGGATCTCTCCGGCGCGCCGGAGGCCTTCCTCAAGGCCTTCGATGACTTGGACTTCTGGACCGACCAGAGCGCGCGCTGCCTGTCCTGCGGGATATGCACGTTCCTCTGCCCCACCTGCTCCTGCTTCAACATCACCGACGAGGCCAGCGGCATGAAGGGCAGACGCATCCGCACCTGGGACACCTGCATGAGCGCCCTGTACACCCTGGAGGGCAGCGGCCACAATCCGCGCCCCAGCCGGGCGCACCGCCTGCGCAACCGCGTGGGGCACAAGTTCTGCTACCACCCGCAGGAGTATCCCGGCCAGGGCCGGGGCGGCCAGCCGGAGTTCTCCTGCACGGGCTGTGGCCGATGCAT